A DNA window from Hoplias malabaricus isolate fHopMal1 chromosome 5, fHopMal1.hap1, whole genome shotgun sequence contains the following coding sequences:
- the zmp:0000000926 gene encoding ataxin-1-like — protein MNPSPDRGKECLPPKKRESRQGSNDQRPLEDDFKLPAPLRSRRQHASEGRESGGESRFDKDLLPPPPPPPPLPPPLPPLPLPLPWQVPYQPSLQHHPFLPGERRSSGSPSSWRDSGSEPPLHLPSRWLRSELSPLGMQPPISVPAFKSAYSVESREMWPYFGTARREYGSSLFSSHHLFPPPSLYPPDLLPESRLRYPSRRPNGLDGPGSRSESSSRLGSSVDFRTEGRSRTSAGSHSNGRKRQPEDPGGRGTARGALSQGPNAHSFLQEPDPGTLGVHKLPNTRAHASDPHTGKSSPHEPPSGSASQTGAQIYYSLGSLYPQNPQVLSNLSPSGPPPSPLRNSQNSPHSQHNSHGADQEREPSPRSHRPSFSILSGPDPPPSAVLPHFAKGSLIELAGGRLKKVEELRTEDFLYSADTSPEFHLSTCTILLISPGPSHGFNHLQVLLADRNTQELLTVLEEYPFFVRDRGWSSCSPQRSVQLYGLPCRQLCSGDICLALTPMPSLNPAHSAPRAQQGHAQRSEAARISSCGSERMPQRLPPGPPLPHSDQVPPPDSASQSQDKPRPRKRRWSAPELPTRDLPQGSKRLRLQ, from the exons ATGAATCCGAGCCCGGATCGTGGCAAAGAGTGCCTGCCCCCGAAGAAAAGGGAGTCCCGGCAGGGTTCCAATGATCAGCGCCCCCTGGAGGACGACTTCAAGCTCCCAGCGCCTCTGCGAAGCCGGAGACAGCACGCTTCCGAGGGCCGGGAAAGCGGCGGAGAGTCCCGGTTCGACAAAGACCTCCTACcgcctcctccacctcctcctccgcTCCCACCCCCGCTGCCTCCGCTTCCCCTGCCACTGCCATGGCAAGTGCCCTACCAGCCGTCCCTCCAGCACCACCCGTTTCTGCCGGGGGAACGGCGTTCCTCGGGGTCACCCTCCTCCTGGAGAGACAGTGGAAGCGAACCTCCGCTCCATCTTCCTTCACGTTGGCTACGGAGCGAGCTGTCACCCCTGGGCATGCAGCCGCCAATCTCCGTGCCTGCCTTCAAGAGCGCATATTCCGTGGAGTCCAGGGAAATGTGGCCATACTTCGGCACGGCGCGGCGGGAATACGGTTCCTCCCTCTTCTCCTCGCACCATCTATTCCCTCCGCCCTCGCTCTACCCACCTGACCTCCTCCCAGAAAGCAGACTCAGGTACCCCAGCCGGAGACCCAATGGTCTGGACGGCCCTGGAAGCAGATCCGAGTCCAGCTCGAGGCTAGGCTCCAGCGTAGACTTCCGAACGGAAGGGAGATCCCGAACGAGCGCCGGCTCCCATTCCAACGGAAGGAAGCGGCAACCGGAAGATCCTGGAGGACGCGGCACGGCAAGGGGAGCCCTGTCCCAGGGTCCGAATGCACATTCCTTCCTACAGGAACCAGACCCTGGAACTCTGGGAGTGCACAAACTTCCCAACACCCGTGCTCACGCCTCCGATCCGCACACGGGGAAGTCGTCTCCTCACGAACCTCCCAGTGGAAGTGCCTCCCAAACCGGAGCTCAGATCTACTACTCCCTCGGGTCTCTGTACCCGCAGAACCCTCAGGTTCTCTCCAACCTCAGCCCCTCAGGTCCCCCTCCGTCTCCGCTGCGGAATTCCCAGAACTCCCCGCACTCCCAGCACAACAGCCATGGGGCTGATCAGGAGCGGGAGCCCTCCCCGAGATCCCACCGCCCTTCCTTTTCCATCCTCAGTGGTCCTGACCCTCCCCCGAGCGCAGTCCTACCTCATTTCGCCAAGGGGTCCCTCATAGAGTTGGCTGGGGGCCGTCTGAAGAAGGTGGAGGAGCTGAGGACAGAGGACTTTCTCTACAGTGCTGACACCTCACCTGAGTTCCACCTGAGCACCTGCACCATCCTCCTCATCTCACCTGGGCCCAGCCACGGCTTCAACCACCTGCAGGTCCTGCTCGCCGACCGCAACACTCAG GAATTACTGACCGTCTTGGAGGAGTATCCGTTTTTCGTGAGGGACCGAGGGTGGTCTTCATGCAGCCCCCAGCGGAGCGTCCAGCTCTACGGGCTCCCCTGCCGCCAGCTGTGCTCCGGAGACATCTGCCTCGCCCTCACTCCGATGCCCTCCCTCAACCCCGCCCACAGCGCCCCGCGGGCACAGCAAGGCCACGCCCAGAGATCGGAGGCCGCCCGGATCAGCTCCTGTGGATCTGAAAGAATGCCCCAGCGCCTGCCCCCAGGACCTCCACTGCCCCACTCTGACCAGGTCCCTCCCCCTGATTCTGCTTCGCAGAGCCAGGACAAACCCCGCCCACGAAAGAGACGATGGTCCGCTCCCGAGCTGCCGACCAGGGATTTACCTCAGGGCTCCAAGCGACTGCGACTGCAGTGA